A single Sporosarcina sp. FSL W8-0480 DNA region contains:
- the corA gene encoding magnesium/cobalt transporter CorA: MLRTIGMTNADEMIFDFRLEEIESLPLKWYWVDFDRPSEEESELLRSYFDFHPLAIEDCLGRLQRPKMDYYDGYTFFVLHSICSDDLEAEELNMFLGKNFIVTFHRGKLQEMEKARELILTTSKTWDQGHKFITYQIIDKVVDQYFPILYNIEDHLDEIDEELSPRTVHLSMDYVFEVRSDLLRLRRTIFPMRELLYRMLNSQRLHFSQQEQAYFSDVYDHLIRLGDMIDSNRELTADIRDSQLSINSNRMNSIMTTLTIISSIFIPLTFIVGVYGMNFDHMPELHWRHGYLIVIIVMALIALSMIVWFKKKGWFGIDKT; this comes from the coding sequence ATGCTAAGGACAATCGGAATGACCAATGCGGATGAAATGATTTTCGATTTTAGACTTGAGGAGATTGAGTCACTTCCACTTAAATGGTACTGGGTGGATTTTGACCGGCCATCGGAAGAGGAAAGTGAACTTTTGCGAAGCTACTTCGATTTCCATCCATTGGCAATAGAAGATTGCTTGGGCCGGTTGCAAAGGCCGAAAATGGATTATTATGATGGATACACATTCTTTGTTCTGCATTCAATTTGTAGCGATGACCTTGAAGCAGAGGAACTGAACATGTTCCTTGGTAAAAATTTCATCGTAACATTTCATAGAGGAAAGCTCCAGGAAATGGAGAAGGCGCGTGAATTGATTTTAACAACCTCAAAAACTTGGGACCAGGGCCATAAATTTATTACCTATCAAATTATCGATAAAGTAGTCGACCAGTACTTTCCAATCCTTTATAATATCGAAGATCATTTGGATGAAATTGATGAAGAACTTTCACCAAGAACTGTTCATCTATCCATGGATTACGTATTTGAAGTGCGAAGTGATTTACTACGTTTGCGAAGAACGATTTTTCCTATGAGGGAATTGCTTTACAGAATGCTAAACTCGCAACGGCTGCATTTTAGCCAACAGGAACAAGCCTATTTTTCAGATGTTTATGATCATTTGATCCGACTTGGAGATATGATTGACTCCAATCGTGAGCTGACAGCAGACATCCGGGATAGTCAGCTTTCCATTAACTCCAATCGTATGAACAGCATCATGACAACATTGACAATCATCTCTTCAATTTTTATTCCATTGACCTTCATCGTAGGTGTCTACGGGATGAACTTTGACCATATGCCAGAATTACATTGGCGGCATGGTTACCTGATCGTCATTATTGTCATGGCTTTGATAGCATTATCTATGATTGTTTGGTTCAAAAAGAAGGGTTGGTTTGGTATTGATAAAACCTAA
- a CDS encoding sulfite exporter TauE/SafE family protein, with product MEYFFMFFIGAIATTLGTLAGGGGLISLPAMLLFGVPIHSAIGANKVSNTVSSFSSFLFLLKHKQISLRESFWIIPVSLIGGISGGFIATMLSEDRLYILAIILLSFAFITSFIGKGDFSGQEKLKISKLSIPGLYGIGIYDGLFGPGQGTLMLYLFGHLKVAYIRAVAYVRLATFSSCLGAAITYILAGKIIWPLTIMLMLGSITGAQTGVRIAEKLKPKFVKPLLRVVTVALIIQIVIGNI from the coding sequence TTGGAGTATTTCTTCATGTTTTTTATTGGAGCTATCGCTACAACTCTTGGCACATTAGCGGGAGGGGGAGGATTGATTAGTCTTCCGGCAATGTTGCTTTTCGGTGTACCGATTCATTCGGCAATTGGTGCGAATAAAGTTTCAAATACAGTTAGTTCATTTTCAAGCTTTCTTTTCCTATTGAAACATAAGCAAATCTCTTTACGTGAATCTTTTTGGATCATTCCTGTCAGCTTAATCGGTGGGATAAGTGGGGGCTTCATCGCGACGATGCTTTCCGAAGACCGCTTATATATATTGGCAATCATTCTTCTGTCATTTGCATTCATCACGTCATTCATCGGCAAAGGTGATTTTAGCGGACAGGAGAAATTGAAGATTTCGAAACTCAGTATTCCGGGTTTATACGGAATTGGTATCTATGATGGTCTGTTCGGACCAGGACAAGGGACGCTGATGCTTTATTTATTCGGGCATTTGAAAGTTGCCTATATCCGTGCAGTCGCATATGTACGCCTTGCTACTTTTTCCAGTTGTCTCGGGGCGGCAATCACCTACATTCTTGCTGGAAAGATCATCTGGCCGTTAACGATTATGCTAATGCTTGGTTCGATTACTGGAGCCCAAACCGGAGTACGGATTGCGGAAAAATTAAAACCGAAATTTGTAAAACCGTTATTACGGGTTGTTACTGTGGCTTTGATCATCCAGATTGTTATCGGGAATATTTGA
- the cynS gene encoding cyanase: MGKKERYTRETATEAILLAKRDKGLTFDDIADSVGRHPVWVASAIMGQASMNGEEVQALVKCLDLDPSITSILQEIPLKGSLDERIPVDPLLYRFHEILQVYGTTMKAVIHEKFGDGIMSAIDFTMDIDKEENPAGDRVVVTLNGKFLPYKKW, translated from the coding sequence TTGGGCAAAAAAGAGCGGTACACGAGGGAAACAGCTACAGAGGCAATTTTACTAGCGAAGAGGGATAAAGGGTTAACTTTTGACGATATTGCCGATTCGGTCGGCCGTCATCCAGTTTGGGTCGCCTCTGCGATTATGGGGCAAGCTTCGATGAATGGTGAAGAAGTTCAAGCATTGGTCAAGTGCTTAGATTTAGATCCGTCGATTACTTCAATATTACAGGAAATCCCCTTGAAAGGATCTTTGGATGAGCGTATCCCAGTCGATCCATTGTTGTATAGATTCCATGAAATTTTACAGGTTTATGGAACAACGATGAAAGCCGTTATTCATGAGAAATTCGGTGACGGCATTATGAGTGCAATTGATTTTACAATGGATATTGATAAAGAAGAGAATCCAGCCGGAGACCGGGTAGTCGTAACGTTGAATGGAAAGTTTTTACCTTATAAAAAGTGGTAA
- a CDS encoding GNAT family N-acetyltransferase, whose translation MPQIHHFWGMPDEEIVDGLLQLHNDVFNNADGLLENAVKRPNILFIVATDMNQVIGYKIGYELSADRYYSWYGAVQENYRGKGIGSMLMDYQHRLVKKAGYKEIETKTRNMWRNMLILNLKHGFDITETFYDDEGIHRITLVKSLIENREVN comes from the coding sequence ATGCCACAGATCCACCATTTTTGGGGAATGCCCGATGAAGAAATAGTAGACGGGCTATTACAACTACATAATGATGTTTTCAACAATGCCGATGGGTTACTTGAGAACGCGGTGAAACGACCGAATATCCTATTTATCGTCGCCACTGACATGAATCAAGTAATAGGCTATAAAATCGGTTATGAGCTTTCTGCAGATCGCTATTATAGTTGGTATGGAGCCGTTCAAGAGAATTATAGAGGAAAAGGAATTGGCTCCATGCTTATGGACTATCAACACCGTCTCGTGAAAAAAGCGGGATATAAAGAGATTGAAACAAAGACAAGAAATATGTGGCGGAATATGTTGATATTAAATCTTAAACATGGGTTTGATATAACTGAAACTTTTTATGACGATGAAGGAATTCACCGAATTACACTGGTGAAAAGCCTAATAGAAAATAGGGAAGTGAATTAA
- a CDS encoding NUDIX domain-containing protein, whose protein sequence is MPYPFHHLARGIFIKDNHVLLAQAIGEKNTFLPGGHIEFGESAKDALVREIEEELGISCTVVDFLGLVEHRWERKGVLNCEVNQVFEVACNNLTAGINPQSRESHLQFFWCRADDLEDCNLQPYPFRNLLKDYMNGKKDIWWESTLNYEIENSNRS, encoded by the coding sequence TTGCCGTATCCGTTCCATCATTTGGCTAGAGGGATTTTCATAAAAGATAATCATGTTTTACTTGCACAGGCCATTGGAGAAAAAAACACGTTTTTACCGGGAGGTCATATTGAATTTGGCGAAAGTGCAAAAGATGCACTCGTTAGGGAAATTGAAGAGGAATTAGGTATAAGTTGTACAGTAGTTGATTTCCTTGGTTTAGTAGAACATAGATGGGAAAGAAAAGGCGTGTTAAATTGCGAAGTAAACCAGGTGTTTGAAGTTGCCTGTAATAATTTAACAGCAGGTATTAACCCGCAATCACGTGAATCCCATCTCCAATTTTTCTGGTGTAGGGCAGATGATCTTGAAGATTGTAACCTACAACCTTATCCTTTTAGAAATCTGTTAAAAGATTATATGAACGGGAAAAAGGACATCTGGTGGGAAAGTACACTGAATTATGAAATTGAAAATTCGAATAGAAGTTAG
- the helD gene encoding RNA polymerase recycling motor HelD — translation MQKHPDFEFELQRLDYTKHYMQKLLEESVRDVQSSQDEIRHAMADLDYLDSSLSYINILTNTRFFEMARTYKEGLEAIQQKPYFARIHFKADGEKDEFLYIGKTSVFHQETQEPVIVDWRSPVANVYYDGRLGDLTYKVRDEEISGHLYSKRQYKIEEGELLDILDIDLTTNDELLQEALAGKADVRLTEIVSTIQAEQNEIIRANLKQPIIVQGAAGSGKTTIALHRISYFLYTMGADFPSDKLMILAPSKLFMEYIGDVLPELGVGRICQTTFAEYVLNATCLKLKLADPNEKLEMLTTNSSLNEEVISIAKMKGTLQYREIMKRYVEKIELETAELFEDVYIDKYRIMRGTRLKKLFLEDFNYMPLEKRIERIRAIMLSEVNRKRKQLYKILSDKYEEALDKALYGIRDDEKRRSRITRIMDERDERLPSIEKEGKQKVATYMRRFKKFNCKKLYRSWLTDSQLHNELACHWSDSERDAFFGAHIKETYETEDLAAIYFLHAKLKGVEDKWKMRVVFIDEVQDYSEFQLAALQDGLETDMFTMVGDLAQGIHSYRALTSWEPVQEMFPRATYTTLQKSYRTTIEIMQLANKVLAQMDEDLPLVEPVVRHGRDPAFYDLRALDSVKVNEIYEAILNRGHRSIALICKTRKEAAAIHKQLEQSGMPVQLLGENSDINGDCLLIVPSHLSKGLEFDAVIIAAFDEPFRDHPIDRKLLYVAMTRPMHELHLLSDSLMPLISPKNA, via the coding sequence ATGCAGAAACATCCCGATTTTGAGTTTGAATTGCAGCGCCTTGACTACACGAAGCACTATATGCAGAAGCTCCTTGAGGAGTCGGTGCGTGACGTGCAATCCTCACAAGATGAAATCCGTCACGCGATGGCTGATTTGGATTATTTAGATTCAAGTTTGAGTTACATTAACATTTTGACGAATACCCGCTTTTTTGAAATGGCAAGAACCTATAAGGAAGGATTAGAAGCGATACAGCAAAAGCCTTATTTCGCTCGAATCCATTTTAAGGCGGACGGGGAAAAAGATGAATTCCTTTATATCGGAAAAACATCGGTGTTTCATCAGGAAACACAAGAGCCGGTCATTGTTGATTGGCGTTCTCCAGTTGCGAATGTTTACTATGATGGTAGACTCGGAGACTTGACGTATAAAGTGCGTGACGAAGAAATAAGTGGCCATCTTTATTCGAAACGGCAATACAAGATCGAAGAGGGTGAATTGCTCGATATCCTGGATATTGATCTGACGACGAATGACGAATTGCTACAGGAAGCATTGGCGGGAAAGGCGGATGTCCGCCTAACAGAAATCGTTTCGACAATCCAAGCCGAGCAGAATGAGATCATCCGAGCAAATCTAAAACAGCCAATCATCGTTCAAGGAGCAGCCGGAAGCGGAAAAACGACAATCGCCCTTCACCGTATTTCCTACTTTCTCTATACAATGGGTGCAGATTTCCCTTCAGATAAATTAATGATTTTAGCTCCAAGTAAGCTTTTCATGGAATATATCGGCGATGTTTTACCCGAGTTAGGCGTCGGGCGGATATGCCAAACAACCTTCGCAGAATATGTGTTGAACGCTACTTGTTTGAAGCTGAAACTCGCCGATCCGAACGAAAAGTTGGAGATGTTAACGACAAATTCCTCCTTGAATGAAGAAGTGATTTCGATTGCGAAAATGAAAGGAACACTTCAGTACCGGGAAATTATGAAAAGGTATGTGGAAAAGATAGAGCTTGAGACAGCAGAATTATTTGAAGACGTCTACATTGATAAATATCGCATTATGAGGGGGACTCGACTCAAAAAACTGTTTTTAGAGGACTTCAACTATATGCCTCTTGAGAAACGAATTGAACGGATTCGCGCCATTATGCTTAGTGAAGTGAATCGGAAAAGGAAACAACTTTACAAGATTCTGTCCGATAAATACGAGGAAGCACTCGATAAAGCGCTATACGGAATTCGGGACGATGAAAAGCGCAGATCACGAATTACAAGGATCATGGACGAGCGTGACGAACGTCTACCTTCTATTGAAAAGGAAGGGAAACAAAAAGTCGCCACCTATATGCGGAGATTCAAAAAGTTTAATTGCAAAAAGCTATATAGGAGTTGGCTTACAGATTCCCAATTACATAATGAACTGGCATGCCACTGGTCCGATTCGGAAAGGGATGCTTTTTTTGGTGCGCATATAAAGGAGACCTATGAGACCGAGGATTTGGCAGCCATCTATTTTCTTCATGCAAAACTGAAAGGCGTGGAGGATAAATGGAAAATGCGTGTCGTCTTCATCGATGAAGTTCAAGATTACAGCGAATTCCAACTTGCAGCGCTTCAAGACGGACTCGAAACCGATATGTTCACAATGGTTGGGGATTTGGCTCAAGGTATCCATAGCTACCGGGCGTTGACCTCATGGGAACCCGTACAAGAAATGTTTCCGCGAGCCACCTATACAACGTTGCAGAAAAGTTACCGAACCACAATTGAAATCATGCAGCTTGCAAATAAAGTCCTTGCCCAAATGGACGAAGACTTGCCTTTAGTCGAACCGGTTGTACGCCACGGCAGGGACCCGGCGTTTTATGACCTGCGAGCACTCGATTCCGTGAAAGTGAATGAAATCTATGAAGCGATATTAAACAGGGGTCACCGTTCGATTGCATTGATTTGCAAAACGCGTAAAGAAGCAGCGGCCATCCATAAGCAGCTTGAACAATCAGGAATGCCTGTTCAATTATTAGGTGAAAACTCCGATATAAACGGGGATTGCCTATTGATCGTGCCGAGCCACTTATCCAAAGGGCTCGAATTCGACGCAGTCATCATCGCCGCCTTCGATGAACCATTCCGTGACCATCCAATCGATCGAAAATTGCTGTACGTAGCGATGACAAGGCCAATGCATGAATTACACCTGCTTTCAGACTCACTAATGCCGTTGATATCACCGAAAAACGCATAA